The Pseudoalteromonas tunicata genome segment CTTGGTTTTGATCCTGAGCTATTTATTGCATAAATCCATTGTTTACTTGCTTGATAAGCAACAATTTCTGCAGCCCCTTCGGGCGATTGCGCATTAAGTACCGCACGACCCACCAGATGAATATCATATAAACCGTTATTATTTTTACCTGTTGCACCGGTTTCTCCCGCAGAGCCAGTGGCCCCCGTTTCTCCAGTTGCTCCTTTGGCGCCTGCTGCACCATCATCACCTTCTAAACTACACCCGCTCAGTAAGGTTAATAAACTCAACGCAATAATCGATTTTTTATACATATCCAACATCCTGATAGTTAAAATTAAAGCCACTAGCAGAACATCTTTAAATGACATTTTTATGCCATTGGTATGACAAATTTTAGGCATAAAAAAAGCCCATAAAAGGGCTTTTTAAATCAGCGAATCAAGGTTATTTGATTTTTGCTGCAAGCTCACCTGATAAATAACGCAAATGCATCTCATCAAGCGAAATTGGTTTAATTTTGCTCGCTTGTCCTGCTGTACCAAAGGCTTCATAACGTGCGATACAAATCTCCGTCATGGCTTTAGTTGCTTCAGCTAAAAACTTACGTGGATCAAAATTTGAAGGATTAAGTGCTAAGTGACGACGAATTGCACCTGTTGATGCTAAACGTAAATCAGTGTCGATATTTACTTTACGCACACCGTGTTTGATACCCTCTACGATTTGCTCAACTGGCACACCGTAAGTTTCAGAAATTTGACCACCGTATTCGTTGATCACAGCTAACCACTCTTGTGGTACTGACGATGAACCATGCATAACAAGATGTGTATTTGGAATGCGAGCATGGATTTCTTTGATGCGGTCAATTGCTAAAATATCATCTGTTGGTGGACGGGTAAATTTATACGCGCCATGTGATGTACCACAAGCAATCGCAAGGGCGTCAACACCGGTTCTTTTAACAAAATCAGCCGCTTCTTCTGGATCAGTTAGTAGCTGGTCTAAATCAAGTTTACCTTCAGCGCCAATACCGTCTTCTTCACCCGCTTCGCCTGTTTCAAGTGAACCTAAAACACCTAGCTCACCCTCAACTGACACACCACATGCATGCGCCATTTCAACAGTACGACGTGTTACATCGACATTGTACTCATAAGTCGATGGTGTTTTACCATCAGACATTAATGAACCATCCATCATTACAGATGAAAAGCCTAATTGAATTGAACGCTGACAAACACCTGGTGAAGTACCGTGATCTTGATGCATTACTACAGGAATATGTGGCCATTCTTCAATCGCTGCTAAAATCATATGGCGAATAAAAGGGGCACCGGCATAAGCACGAGCACCAGCAGAACCTTGCACAATAACAGGACTATTTGTTCTGTCTGCCGCTTCCATGATGGCACGCATTTGCTCTTGGTTATTGACGTTAAAGGCTGGAACCCCATAACCATATTCTGCTGCATGGTCTAAAAGTTGACGCATACTAATTAAAGCCATTTTGCTTTCTCCAATATTTGATAGCGACCGAATGCTATCTGGTATGAACGGATAGATTAATTTTTTACTGACTCAATTTATGGCTCAAGTCACCGCCTGAGCAAGCTCAGGCTAACCAGCCTACTTAAGTATCAAAGTGAGAGAAGAGACCTAAGTGGGTTACAAATATTATTTAGCGCGCGCTTCTAACATCGCAACAGCAGGAAGTACTTTGCCTTCTAAAAACTCTAAGAACGCACCACCACCTGTTGAAATATAAGATATTTGGTCTGCAACACCATATTTATCAATGGCAGCTAATGTATCGCCACCACCAGCAATTGAAAACGCATTTGATTCAGCTATTGCTTTAGCAATCGCTTCGGTGCCATTGCCAAACTGGTCAAATTCAAATACACCAACTGGGCCATTCCAAACCACCGTGCCAGCATTTTTAATGATAGTCGCTAACTGCTGCGCTGAATCTGGACCGATATCAAAAATCATGTCGTCATCAGTTACCTCAGACACATCTTTAAGTGTAGCAACAGCTGATTCTGAGAACTCTTTAGCAACAACAACATCGGTTGGAACCGGAATGTCACCATTATTTGCTTTTGCATCCGCAGTTAACTTTTGTGCTTCAGCAATTAAATCGGGTTCATATAATGATTTGCCAACAGGATGGCCTGCCGCTGCAATAAACGTATTGGCAATACCGCCACCAGTTACTAATTGGTCAACAATTTTAGACAATGAATCAAGTACCGTTAGTTTGGTCGATACTTTTGAACCACCAACAATGGCCACTAACGGGCGTGCTGGATTATCAAGGGCTTTACCTAATGCTTCAAGTTCGGCAGCAAGTAATGGACCGGCACACGCAATTGGAGCAAAAACACCAACACCATGGGTTGATGCTTGAGCACGATGCGCTGTACCAAATGCATCCATAACATACACATCACATAATGCAGCTAGTTGTTTTGCTAAGGTTTCATCGTCTTTACCTTCGCCTTTATTAAAGCGAACGTTTTCAAATACCACGACTTCATTGTCATTAACTGTTACGCCGTTTAAATAATCTTTTTCTAAACGTACAGCACAATCAAGCGCATCATTTAAATAATCAACAACAGGAGCAAGCGAAAACTCTTCATTATATTCGCCTTCAGTTGGACGACCTAAGTGTGACATCACCATCACTTTAGCGCCTTTTTCAAGGGCTAACTTAATTGTTGGTAAAGAAGCACGAATACGCGCATCTGAGGTCACTTTGCCATTTTTCACTGGTACATTTAAGTCTTCACGAATTAACACGCGTTTGCCTGCTAAATCTAAATCGGCCATTTTAATGACTGACATTGTCTGCTCCTTTTTCAACTAAAATTCATTTACAAAAAGTAAATGACATACGCAATAAATTAATTTTAAACGATTATTTGGCACTCATCATCGCAAACGAGGTATCAAGCATACGATGAGCAAAGCCCCATTCGTTATCACACCAAACTAATAACTTTACTAGGCGTTTATGACTAACACGTGTCTGTGTGCCATCAATAATACAAGAATGTGGATCGTGATTAAAATCAACCGATACCAATGGCTCTTCGGTGTAATCTAAAATTCCGGTCAAACGTCCACCTGCAGCGGCTTTAATGACACGATTAATATCAGCTAGATTTACATCGGTATTGAGTGTGACACTCAAATCCATTGCGGTAACATTAATCGTTGGCACTCGTACGGCAATCGCCTCAAAACGACCATGAAATTTAGGTAAAATACGTTCAATGCCTCGAGCTAGCTTGGTATCAACCGGGATAATCGATTGACTTGCAGCACGAGTACGGCGTAAATCCGGATGATATGCATCAATAACCTGCTGATCATGCATTGATGCATGAATAGTTGTAATTGCACCTGATTCAATGCCAAAGGCATCATCAATCACCTTGATAACTGGCACAATGCAATTGGTGGTGCATGAACCATTCGATACTATGGTATGTGCTGCGGTTAATTCATCATCGTTAATGCCATAAACAATAGTGGCATCCATATCTGCATCGGCTGGTTGAGAAAAGAGTACTTTTTTAGCACCCGCAGCTAAATGAATTTGTGCATGCTCACGAGAATGAAACACCCCCGTACATTCTAAAACCACATCAACATCAAGCTCAGCCCATGGTAAATCGGCAGGTGAATCAAGGGCAAACAAAGCAATGCTGTCGCCTGCGACATTTAAGCTATCGCCATCTAACTGAACAGGAAATTTAAAACGACCGTGGGAGGTGTCGTATTTTAACAGGTGGGCAATTCCTTGCGGCTCGGCAAGTTCATTAATTGCGACGACTTTAAAGCGATCGTGTTGTTCGGATTCATAAATAGCACGTACTATGTTACGACCGATGCGACCAAAACCATTTATTGCAAGTCTAATTGCCATCTAAAAAAGGGTTCCGCATGATAAA includes the following:
- a CDS encoding phosphoglycerate kinase translates to MSVIKMADLDLAGKRVLIREDLNVPVKNGKVTSDARIRASLPTIKLALEKGAKVMVMSHLGRPTEGEYNEEFSLAPVVDYLNDALDCAVRLEKDYLNGVTVNDNEVVVFENVRFNKGEGKDDETLAKQLAALCDVYVMDAFGTAHRAQASTHGVGVFAPIACAGPLLAAELEALGKALDNPARPLVAIVGGSKVSTKLTVLDSLSKIVDQLVTGGGIANTFIAAAGHPVGKSLYEPDLIAEAQKLTADAKANNGDIPVPTDVVVAKEFSESAVATLKDVSEVTDDDMIFDIGPDSAQQLATIIKNAGTVVWNGPVGVFEFDQFGNGTEAIAKAIAESNAFSIAGGGDTLAAIDKYGVADQISYISTGGGAFLEFLEGKVLPAVAMLEARAK
- the epd gene encoding erythrose-4-phosphate dehydrogenase produces the protein MAIRLAINGFGRIGRNIVRAIYESEQHDRFKVVAINELAEPQGIAHLLKYDTSHGRFKFPVQLDGDSLNVAGDSIALFALDSPADLPWAELDVDVVLECTGVFHSREHAQIHLAAGAKKVLFSQPADADMDATIVYGINDDELTAAHTIVSNGSCTTNCIVPVIKVIDDAFGIESGAITTIHASMHDQQVIDAYHPDLRRTRAASQSIIPVDTKLARGIERILPKFHGRFEAIAVRVPTINVTAMDLSVTLNTDVNLADINRVIKAAAGGRLTGILDYTEEPLVSVDFNHDPHSCIIDGTQTRVSHKRLVKLLVWCDNEWGFAHRMLDTSFAMMSAK
- the fba gene encoding class II fructose-bisphosphate aldolase (catalyzes the reversible aldol condensation of dihydroxyacetonephosphate and glyceraldehyde 3-phosphate in the Calvin cycle, glycolysis, and/or gluconeogenesis); this translates as MALISMRQLLDHAAEYGYGVPAFNVNNQEQMRAIMEAADRTNSPVIVQGSAGARAYAGAPFIRHMILAAIEEWPHIPVVMHQDHGTSPGVCQRSIQLGFSSVMMDGSLMSDGKTPSTYEYNVDVTRRTVEMAHACGVSVEGELGVLGSLETGEAGEEDGIGAEGKLDLDQLLTDPEEAADFVKRTGVDALAIACGTSHGAYKFTRPPTDDILAIDRIKEIHARIPNTHLVMHGSSSVPQEWLAVINEYGGQISETYGVPVEQIVEGIKHGVRKVNIDTDLRLASTGAIRRHLALNPSNFDPRKFLAEATKAMTEICIARYEAFGTAGQASKIKPISLDEMHLRYLSGELAAKIK